In Flavobacteriales bacterium, a single window of DNA contains:
- a CDS encoding T9SS type A sorting domain-containing protein, translating into MKKIISLFTISLILLFNGSLIAQVWLNPNTSWSQKCAAMSGSADAYSCITNDSIVVNGTIAKTVTRSTDWSFSTVTEDNYLYANGDKLYMEMNGSFQLIYDMNLTPGDSIVVNPYNTCTVRMHIDSLSTIQVNSQLKRVQHVHYTYDPNDGNLPSGSTINFGNNQLVIEGMGTNNHALYWFENFCFLEGTFYRLTCFKEGSSQHILEANSTCHTCQSTNSISDLSSNQNKWTFYPNPVTDQFTISELNGVPSQYNLILKTITGKTVLEQTGEASNITIDVSNLPTGTYTATVKTNSDIKTFRFVK; encoded by the coding sequence ATGAAAAAAATAATATCATTATTTACTATTTCACTAATTCTTCTTTTCAATGGTAGCCTAATAGCACAGGTTTGGCTGAACCCCAACACCAGCTGGTCACAAAAATGTGCAGCAATGTCGGGATCTGCAGATGCGTACTCTTGTATTACTAATGACTCGATTGTTGTCAATGGTACTATTGCCAAAACCGTTACCCGATCTACAGATTGGTCTTTTAGTACAGTAACTGAAGATAATTACCTTTATGCTAATGGTGATAAATTATATATGGAGATGAATGGCTCTTTCCAATTAATTTATGATATGAATCTCACTCCTGGTGATTCTATCGTTGTCAACCCTTACAACACCTGTACTGTTCGGATGCATATCGATTCTCTCTCCACAATTCAAGTCAATAGTCAATTGAAACGGGTACAACACGTTCATTACACCTATGACCCTAATGATGGAAACTTACCTTCAGGAAGCACTATTAACTTTGGTAACAATCAATTAGTTATTGAAGGTATGGGTACAAATAATCATGCTTTATATTGGTTTGAAAATTTTTGTTTTCTAGAAGGTACATTTTATAGACTAACTTGCTTCAAGGAAGGATCTTCTCAACACATCCTTGAAGCAAATTCAACCTGCCACACATGTCAATCAACAAATTCTATATCGGACTTGAGCTCAAACCAAAACAAATGGACTTTTTACCCCAATCCAGTTACTGATCAATTTACAATTAGTGAACTAAATGGAGTCCCATCCCAATACAACCTTATTCTAAAAACCATCACTGGCAAAACCGTATTAGAACAAACAGGTGAAGCTTCAAATATTACTATAGATGTAAGTAATTTACCTACTGGCACATATACGGCAACAGTAAAAACCAACTCCGACATCAAAACCTTTAGATTTGTTAAATAA